One genomic region from Pseudoduganella lutea encodes:
- a CDS encoding BadF/BadG/BcrA/BcrD ATPase family protein, protein MIDYLIGVDGGGTGTRVRLARPDGTLLAEGSSGPSALLHGIPNAWQSVEQAMAKAFAEAGIPVPQRERIAIGLGLAGVHNKGWAADFIGANPGYAAVALETDAYTTVLGAHEGKPGAIIALGTGSVGEALCEDGSRREVGGWGFPSGDEAGGAWIGMHAVNHIQHVTDGRAAASAFADAVIEHCGGNRDAIQQWLASATQTVYAQVARIVLGHADSNDTAREIMIEAGRHVALIAGALDTTARLPIALCGGLAEPMRAFLPGDLLARIVPASGDSAAGALQLIRQSLPADAVHSSVKE, encoded by the coding sequence ATGATCGACTATCTGATCGGCGTCGACGGCGGCGGCACCGGTACTCGGGTGCGCCTCGCACGGCCAGACGGCACATTGCTGGCCGAAGGCAGCAGCGGCCCGTCCGCCCTGCTCCATGGCATCCCGAATGCATGGCAATCCGTCGAACAGGCCATGGCCAAGGCATTCGCCGAGGCCGGCATTCCCGTTCCACAACGCGAACGCATCGCGATCGGGCTGGGGCTGGCCGGTGTCCACAACAAGGGCTGGGCCGCGGACTTCATCGGCGCCAATCCCGGCTACGCGGCGGTGGCGCTGGAAACGGATGCCTATACCACGGTGCTTGGCGCGCACGAAGGCAAACCCGGCGCCATCATCGCGCTGGGCACCGGCAGCGTCGGCGAGGCGCTGTGCGAGGATGGCTCGCGGCGCGAAGTGGGCGGCTGGGGTTTCCCGTCCGGCGACGAAGCGGGAGGCGCCTGGATCGGCATGCACGCGGTGAATCACATCCAGCACGTGACCGACGGCCGCGCCGCCGCCAGCGCGTTTGCCGATGCCGTCATCGAGCACTGCGGCGGCAACCGCGACGCCATCCAGCAGTGGCTCGCCAGCGCCACGCAGACCGTGTATGCGCAAGTGGCGCGCATCGTGCTCGGCCATGCGGACAGCAACGACACGGCGCGCGAGATCATGATCGAAGCGGGCCGCCACGTGGCGCTGATCGCCGGCGCGCTGGACACGACGGCCAGGCTGCCGATCGCGCTGTGCGGCGGCCTGGCCGAACCGATGCGCGCCTTCCTGCCGGGCGACCTGCTGGCGCGCATCGTGCCGGCCAGCGGCGATTCCGCGGCCGGTGCGCTGCAACTGATCCGGCAAAGCCTGCCGGCGGATGCCGTGCATTCTTCCGTGAAGGAATAA
- a CDS encoding GntR family transcriptional regulator has product MPARLRDFHPDAASDTPLYMQLANRLSDGIAGGDWRANEALPSERVLSDALNISRVTARKAIDLLCDRGMLTRRRGSGTYITPKLEQPLSRLTSFSEELRQRGFTAGSRWLQREIGIAAPLELLSLGLSPNVPVARLKRLRTADDVVMAIETSTIPAAYIPDPQRVTDSLYGYLEAHGTVPMRALQHIRAINATAEQARLADIAPGTAMLHITRVSYLESGAAVELTHSWCRSDYYEFVAESRR; this is encoded by the coding sequence ATGCCGGCCCGACTGCGCGATTTCCACCCCGATGCGGCAAGCGACACGCCGCTGTACATGCAACTGGCGAACCGCCTGTCCGACGGCATCGCCGGCGGCGACTGGCGCGCCAACGAGGCGCTGCCTTCCGAACGCGTGCTGTCGGACGCGCTGAACATCTCGCGCGTCACGGCGCGCAAGGCGATCGACCTGCTGTGCGACCGCGGCATGCTCACGCGCCGGCGCGGCTCCGGCACCTACATCACGCCGAAGCTGGAACAGCCGCTGTCACGCCTGACGAGTTTTTCCGAAGAGCTGCGCCAGCGCGGCTTTACGGCCGGCTCGCGCTGGCTGCAGCGCGAAATCGGCATCGCCGCGCCGCTGGAACTGCTGTCGCTGGGCCTGTCGCCGAACGTGCCGGTGGCACGCCTGAAACGGTTGCGCACCGCGGACGACGTGGTCATGGCGATCGAGACATCGACGATCCCGGCCGCCTACATTCCCGATCCGCAGCGGGTCACCGACTCGCTGTACGGCTACCTGGAAGCGCACGGCACGGTGCCGATGCGGGCGCTGCAGCACATCCGCGCGATCAACGCCACGGCCGAACAGGCCAGGCTGGCCGATATCGCGCCCGGCACGGCCATGCTGCACATCACGCGTGTGAGCTACCTGGAAAGCGGCGCCGCGGTGGAACTGACCCACTCGTGGTGCCGCAGTGATTATTACGAATTCGTAGCGGAGTCGCGTCGATGA